Proteins encoded by one window of Xiphias gladius isolate SHS-SW01 ecotype Sanya breed wild chromosome 15, ASM1685928v1, whole genome shotgun sequence:
- the pld5 gene encoding inactive phospholipase D5, producing MAGPTTQEPVKTQQKCIAIFALLCCLAVLVALIFSSVDIWGDSEDGITEENCSRDCRIVLVENIPDDLSLPMEGTPHLPLSVGFHTLLDQAKHSVEVVSPVWDLNPWDLETMPNTAKQGRLLFERLLSLKSRGVKLKIASGLTNSAELKTLAAHNAEVHFLNMTALTRGGLHSSFMIVDRKHIYIGSADMDWRSLSKRKELGVVAYNCSCLALDLHRVFSFYWQLHERDYIPSIWSKRVTALYGKHEALELQLNTTHATAYVSTSPELFCPKDRTRDVEAIYQVIQSAKTFIFISVTDYLPLVNRSFRGTSVTRYWSPIDEVIREAVVLRGVRVCLLISFWKKTHPLTFNFVTSLKSLCMHLHNCSLEVKFFSHREQKDDIQHGLNHNKYMVTDNAVYIGNHDWVGSDFAINAGVGLVLKMKNSLTDGGVTILEQVKAAFERDWRSRYAKSLQGSKDQQGKYRKLRHAKTHKETKEENKWNNPLSL from the exons ATGGCGGGACCGACCACACAGGAGCCCGTGAAG ACCCAGCAGAAGTGCATTGCCATCTTCGCCCTCCTCTGCTGCCTTGCTGTGCTGGTGGCGCTGATCTTCTCATCAGTGGACATTTGGGGGGACAGTGAGGATGGTATCACAGAGGAGAACTGCAGCAGAGACTGCCG CATCGTGCTTGTGGAGAACATTCCAGACGACCTATCTCTCCCCATGGAAGGCACAccccacctccctctctctgttggcTTTCACACACTGTTGGACCAGGCAAAGCACTCAGTTGAGGTGGTGTCACCTGTCTGGGACTTAAACCCCTGGGACCTGGAAACAATGCCAAACACTGCCAAACAG GGTCGGCTTTTGTTCGAGAGGCTGCTCAGCCTGAAATCTCGTGGGGTTAAACTGAAGATTGCCAGCGGTCTGACTAACTCCGCTGAACTGAAGACCTTGGCAGCGCACA ATGCAGAGGTTCATTTTCTTAATATGACAGCTCTTACCAGAGGAGGACTCCACTCCTCATTCATGATAGTGGATCGGAAGCACATTTACATCGGGAGCGCTGATATGGACTGGAGGTCACTCTCCAAG AGAAAAGAACTGGGGGTGGTGGCGTATAACTGCAGCTGTCTGGCTCTTGACCTCCACCGAGTCTTTTCGTTTTACTGGCAGCTCCATGAGAGGGACTACATCCCCTCCATCTGGTCAAAGAGAGTTACAGCCCTCTATGGGAAGCATGAGGCCCTGGAGCTCCAGCTCAACACTACCCATGCCACTGCTTATGTGTCT ACCTCTCCTGAACTCTTCTGCCCGAAAGATCGCACCAGAGATGTAGAGGCCATTTATCAAGTCATCCAGAGTGCAAAGACATTTATCTTCATATCCGTGACGGACTACCTCCCTCTGGTAAACAGGAGCTTCAGAGGAACCTCAGTCACCAG GTATTGGTCACCTATCGATGAAGTGATCAGAGAGGCTGTGGTACTGAGAGGAGTCAGAGTTTGCCTGCTGATAAGCTTCTGGAAGAAGACTCACCCCCTCACCTTTAACTTTGTCACCTCCCTCAAGTCACTCTGCATGCATCTCCACAACTGTTCACTAGAGGTG AAGTTTTTTAGTCACAGAGAGCAAAAGGATGACATTCAACATGGACTCAACCACAACAAGTACATGGTGACCGACAATGCTGTCTACATTG GGAACCACGACTGGGTTGGTAGTGACTTTGCCATTAATGCAGGAGTTGGGCTGGTGCTCAAGATGAAAAATAGTCTTACCGACGGGGGAGTGACCATCCTGGAGCAAGTCAAGGCTGCTTTTGAAAGAGACTGGAGGTCACGTTACGCTAAGAGCCTGCAAGGAAGCAAAGATCAACAGGGCAAATACAGAAAGCTGCGCCACGCGAAAACTCATAAGGAGACTAAGGAGGAGAACAAATGGAACAACCCTTTATCTTTATAA